In Gymnogyps californianus isolate 813 chromosome 1, ASM1813914v2, whole genome shotgun sequence, the following are encoded in one genomic region:
- the MED17 gene encoding mediator of RNA polymerase II transcription subunit 17: MAGVPAVRISIESACEKQVQEVGLDGSETYLQPLSMSQNLARLAQRIDFSQGSGSEEDEPGSAGRAWAEPGEAEDEEGLVKFQPSLWPWDSVRNNLRSALTEMCVLYDVLSIVKDKKFMTLDPVVQDPLPPKQNPQFLQLISKKKSLAGAAQILLKGAERLSKSVAENQENKRQRDFNSELLRLRQHWKLRKVGDKILGDLSYRSAGSLFLHHGTFEVIKNTDIDLDKKIPEDYCPLDVQIPSDLEGSAYIKVSIQKQAPDIGDLGTVNLFKRPMPKSKPGSPHWQTKLETAQNVLLCKEIFAQLSREAVQIKSQIPHIVVKNQIISQPFPGLQLSISLCHSSNDKKSQKSASEKQNPEDHLYVLEHNLHQLIRECHKQTLSSTVMPHPASAPFGHKRMRLAGPQAFDKNDISSLQSNEGLLEKIIKQAKHIFLRRRTARTIDSLASRIEDPQIQAHWSNINDVYESSVKVLITSQGYEQICKSIQLQLNIGVEQIRVVHRDGRVITLSHQEQELQDFLLSQMSQHQVHAVQQLAKVMGWHVLSFSNHVGLGPVESIGNASAITVASPNGDYAISVRNGPESGSKVMVQFPRSQCKDLPKGDVLQDNKWNHLRGPFKEVQWNKMEGRNFVYKMELLMAALTPC, from the exons ATGGCGGGTGTGCCGGCGGTGCGCATCAGCATCGAGTCGGCGTGCGAGAAGCAGGTGCAGGAGGTGGGGCTGGATGGCAGCGAGACCTACCTGCAGCCGCTCTCCATGTCCCAGAACCTGGCGCGCCTGGCGCAGCGCATCGACTTCAGCCAGGGCTCCGGCTCCGAGGAGGACGAGCCGGGTTCGGCGGGTCGCGCCTGGGCCGAGCCGGGCGAGGCGGAGGATGAGGAAG GGTTGGTAAAGTTTCAGCCATCCCTCTGGCCTTGGGATTCAGTGAGGAACAACTTAAGAAGTGCCTTGACTGAGATGTGTGTGTTGTACGATGTTCTTAGTATTGTCAAGGATAAAAAGTTCATGACTCTAGATCCAGTTGTGCAGGATCCCCTTCCTCCAAAACAG AATCCTCAGTTTCTACAGTTGATTTCAAAAAAGAAGTCATTAGCTGGAGCAGCTCAAATCCTGTTGAAAGGTGCAGAAAGATTATCCAAATCAGTTgcagaaaaccaggaaaacaagCGACAAAGAGATTTCAACTCTGAACTACTAAGACTGAGACAGCACTGGAAGCTGAGAAAAGTGGGAGACAAAATTCTTGGCGATCTGAGCTACAGAAGTGCAG GCTCCCTTTTTCTTCATCATGGCACATTTGAGGTGATAAAGAACACTGACATTGACCTGGATAAAAAGATACCTGAGGATTACTGTCCTTTGGATGTTCAAATTCCAAGTGATTTAGAGGGATCAGCCTATATCAAG GTTTCTATTCAGAAACAAGCTCCAGACATTGGTGACCTTGGGACAGTCAATCTCTTTAAAAGACCCATGCCAAAATCAAAACCAG gTTCTCCACACTGGCAGACAAAGTTGGAGACTGCACAGAATGTTCTTTTATGTAAAGAAATTTTTGCCCAGCTGTCACGAGAAGCTGTTCAAATTAAATCACAAATTCCTCACATTGTTGTGAAAAATCAGATAAtctcccagcctttcccag GTTTGCAGTTGTCTATTTCTTTGTGTCACTCTTCCAATGACAAAAAATCACAAAagtctgcttctgaaaaacagaatccAGAGGATCATCTATATGTTCTGGAACACAATTTGCATCAGCTTATTAGAGAG TGTCATAAGCAAACCCTGAGCTCAACAGTGATGCCCCATCCAGCTAGTGCGCCTTTTGGCCATAAGAGAATGAGACTTGCAGGACCCCAGGCTTTTGATAAAAATGATATCAGTTCTTTACAGTCGAATGAAGGACTTCTGGAAAAGATAATAAAGCAGGCAAAACATATCTTTTTGAGGCGCAG aaCTGCTCGAACCATTGACAGTCTGGCTAGTCGTATTGAGGATCCTCAGATTCAGGCCCACTGGTCCAATATAAATGATGTTTATGAATCCAGTGTGAAAGTTCTAATAACTTCTCAAGGATATGAACAGATATGCAA ATCCATTCAACTACAGCTGAACATTGGAGTTGAACAGATCAGAGTTGTGCATAGAGATGGAAGAGTTATTACATTGTCCCATCAAGAGCAAGAACTGCAGGATTTCCTTTTATCTCAG ATGTCACAGCACCAAGTACATGCCGTTCAGCAGCTTGCGAAAGTTATGGGATGGCACGTGCTGAGTTTCAGTAATCATGTTGGTCTGGGGCCGGTGGAGAGTATTGGCAATGCATCAGCAATAACGGTAGCATCACCAAATGGAGACTATGCCATTTCAG TACGTAATGGTCCGGAAAGTGGCAGCAAAGTTATGGTTCAGTTTCCACGGAGTCAGTGCAAGGATCTCCCCAAAGGCGATGTACTGCAAGACAACAAGTGGAATCATCTTCGAGGGCCGTTCAAGGAAGTGCAGTGGAATAAAATGGAAGGGCGTAACTTTGTGTATAAAATGGAACTCCTCATGGCCGCCCTAACTCCATGCTAA
- the VSTM5 gene encoding V-set and transmembrane domain-containing protein 5: protein MRPLQGCRGRGVVVGTVTLCLAAGWALQTPGGVSLVVPQPNINATVAQNILLSVEYSCRGVATIEWKHVSSWGTTKIVEWKSGNYVNISTVYKGRVTTFENGSIQLLNVGMRDAGYYFITVTEEYGTNTYGTIIVNVYEIIYEDLHFVAVLFAFLAAVSAILICFMWLCNKSLHLFQKKTTHKLTASTTEEIELDTIEC, encoded by the exons ATGAGACCGCTCCAGGGCTGCCGGGGACGGGGCGTCGTCGTGGGGACCGTCACCCTCTGCCTGGCCGCCGGGTGGGCTCTGCAGA CTCCCGGAGGAGTATCGTTAGTTGTCCCACAACCCAACATCAACGCAACAGTGGCACAAAACATCCTCCTCTCAGTTGAATACTCTTGCAGAGGCGTCGCCACCATTGAGTGGAAGCATGTGTCGAGCTGGGGCACCACCAAAATTGTTGAGTGGAAAAGTGGGAATTATGTCAACATATCCACGGTCTACAAGGGCAGAGTGACTACTTTTGAAAATGGCTCTATACAGCTTCTGAACGTGGGCATGAGAGATGCTGGCTACTATTTTATCACTGTAACGGAGGAGTACGGAACCAACACCTACGGCACCATCATAGTCAACGTTTATG AGATTATCTATGAAGATTTACACTTTGTAGCAgttctctttgcatttcttgctgCAGTATCTGCCATTTTGATCTGCTTCATGTGGCTGTGTAATAAATCTCTGCATCTATTTCAGAAGAAGACAACACACAAATTAACAG CAAGTACAACTGAAGAGATTGAATTGGACACCATTGAGTGTTAG